In a genomic window of Helianthus annuus cultivar XRQ/B chromosome 10, HanXRQr2.0-SUNRISE, whole genome shotgun sequence:
- the LOC118482762 gene encoding uncharacterized protein LOC118482762, with translation MLLKNNHSNFLDLQRQVGDIARQLHERPPGQFSGNTKPNPSSSLKAISTRSGRTLGEIVRPESVEIEEEEPVDEEIEMEAPGKVQPSGADLVESRIEEVVEKVEEIVSESKEVDEDEWVPEVLELSEIKSESESTPIEKPAPLELKKDAKPRLIRWILLLSEFDIEIKDKKGAENVAADHLSRLEDPKREEVREDSIGDTFPHETIDFVSAEVEGLPWFSDLANYLATGDLVRGMSYQQKKKLLREARKYIWDDPYLFRIGGDRVLRRCVSKEDEFVRTCDRCQRTGNISSKDEMPQNPIQVLEIFDVWGIDFMGPFPSSSGNRYILVAIDYVSKWVEAQALPTNDARVVVRFLKKLFTRFGIPKAIISDRGTHFCNSAMEKALARYGVTHRLSTAYHPQTSGQVENANRGVKRILEKTVGKSRKDWSEKLDDALWAFRTAYKTPLGTTPFMIVYGKACHLPVELEHRALWALKTVNLDLTEAARRRFFQIHELEALRDAAYERSWSIKEKSKALHDRRLRGLKDFNLDGFSGYFQIPIAPEDQDKTTFTCPYGTYPYRRMPFGLCNAPATFQRCMVAIFQDMLETSMEVFMDDFSFYGTTFDQCLSNLDRMLKRCIETNLMLNWEKCHFMVTEGIVLGHKVSREGIEVDRAKIDTISRLPPPTSVKSVRSFLGHAGFYRRFIKDFSKITRPMTRLLEKDVPFVFDKECIKAFDFLKEKLVSAPILVSPNWSLPFELMCDASDYAVGAVLGQIVDKHFHPIYYAKSFSGYVESPIAPEDQDKTTFTCPYGTYPYRRMPFGLCNAPATFQRCMVAIFQDMLETSMEVFMDDFSVYGTTFDQCLSNLDRMLKRCIETNLMLNWEKCHFMVTEGIVLGHKVSREGIEVDRAKIDTISRLPPPTSVKSVRSFLGHAGFYRRFIKDFSKITRPMTRLLEKDVPFVFDKECIKAFDFLKEKLVSAPILVSPNWSLPFELMCDAGDYAVGAVLGQRVDKHFHPIYYASKTLNDAQENYTTTEKELLAVVFAFDKFRSYLVLSKTTVFTDHSALRFLFQKKDAKPRLIRWILLLSEFDIEIKDKKGAENVAADHLSRLEDPKREEVREDSIGDTFPHETIDFVSAEVEGLPWFSDLANYLATGDLVRGMSYQQKKKLLREARKYIWDDPYLFRIGGDRVLRRCVSKEDGLDILRHVHEGLTGGHHGANVTAQKVFDSGFYWPTLDDALWAFRTAYKTPLGTTPFMIVYGKACHLPVELEHRALWALKTVNLDLTEAARRRFFQIHELEALRDAAYERSWSIKEKSKALHDRRLRGLKDFKVGDKVLLFNSRLKLIAGKLKSRWNGPYVVKEVFPYGTVELYDEVDKGVWKVNDHRLKHYLGGPIDSTEEEEIPLEDPPTFAEQKRTLRSWKFEENEVSDMASSSRAGRARKRAAGQTAPEQDPVIIETPIIQIAEDDPNLRKIEYSTSYNFIPDELMNRVVNHPILKFEEDTYEWDKFKKFKKMALLQHRVINWEWLTEIGAEQEVRELLGERLIDAMNCIDPQYVELVLEFHSTWMHKEGKFEQGNALSFSFGRKVYEMNVPRFAIISGLYTEEEVRRPEFSTCLRGAYSENRRYSVGRAELKAFWETISDAEFGQTNLISTVRNPIYRYVLRLLATTLVGRKSGENKANWIELFILMCRVQRREFNLATVLVDSISRGRRGGDRARLDMGPYITRIASHLGVLDVYQPQFLHRGPTTAIFGLEDLQKAGIASWEAPYGWEPIREGPPVQPPQRGPVDVEPQQEAGPSGAQQPPQTPVQPVHQAERRVPLPVPLTLESFSGYVEQRFDRLERMIELLHRGQGAQTGSGSTYHAYEASNHETDSG, from the exons AAAGACGCAAAGCCGCGTCTTATTAGATGGATTCTTTTGCTCTCCGAGTTCGATATagaaattaaggataaaaagggaGCAGAAAACGTGGCCGCCGACCACTTGTCACGATTAGAGGATCCAAAGAGAGAGGAGGTTCGTGAGGATTCCATAGGAGATACCTTTCCCCACGAAACCATAGATTTTGTTAGTGCCGAGGTAGAGGGTTTGCCATGGTTTTCGGATTTGGCAAACTATTTGGCAACCGGAGATCTTGTGAGGGGTATGTCCTACCAACAAAAGAAAAAGCTTCTTAGGGAGGCTAGGAAGTATATTTGGGACGACCCTTACCTCTTTAGGATAGGTGGAGATAGAGTGCTTAGGAGATGCGTTTCAAAGGAGGATG agtttgttaggacttgtgaccgttgccaacgtaccggcaacatctcatccaaggatgaaatgcctcaaaatcccatccaagtcttggaaatctttgacgtatggggcattgacttcatgggacctttTCCATCTTCAagtgggaataggtacatcctcgtggccattgattacgtttcaaagtgggtcgaagctcaagctttgcccaccaatgatgcccgagtggtggtgagattcctTAAGAAGTTGTTCACGCGTTTCGGAATCCCTAAAGCTATCATAAGTGACCGtggcacgcatttttgcaattccgccatggaaaaggcacttgcacgctacggtgtcactcatcgtctttccaccgcataccacccgcaaactagtggccaagtagagaatgctaaccgaggggtgaagagaatcttagaaaaaacggtaggaaaaagtagaaaggattggtcggaaAAGCTTGACGACGCATTGTGGGCATTCCGTACCGCCTATAAGACACCGTTAGGCACAACACCCTTTATGATCGTGTATGGCAAAGCTTGCCATCTTCCGGTAGAATTAGAGCATAGGGCATTGTGGGCATTGAAAACCGTAAACCTTGACCTTACCGAAGCCGCAAGGAGGAGATTCTTCCAGATTCATGAGTTGGAAGCATTGAGGGATGCCGCTTATGAAAGATCTTGGAGTATCAAGGAGAAATCAAAGGCATTGCATGATAGGAGGTTGCGAGGTTTGAAGGATTTtaa tctcgatggattttcgggttattttcagatccccatcgccccggaggatcaagataaaacgacattcacatgcccttacggcacttatccgtatcgccgcatgcctttcgggttatgcaaCGCTCCGGCAACTTTCCAAAGGTGCATGGTAGCCATAttccaagacatgcttgagacttccatggaggttttcatggatgacttctcaTTTTATGGCACCACTTTCGACCAATGTCTTTCTAATCTTGATAGGATGCTTAAGAGGTGCATAGAGACAAATCttatgttgaattgggagaagtgtcactttatggtgacggaggggatagtgttaggacacaaggtgtcgagagaaggcatagaggtggatagggccaagatagataccataagtagattgcctccacctactagtgttaagtccgttaggagctttttgggtcatgcgggcttttataggcgttttataaaggatttttccaaaatcacacgcCCGATGACTAGGCTTTTAGAGAAGGATGTACCTTTTGTCTTCGACAAGGAGTGCATCAAGGCGTTCGACTTCTTGAAAGAAAAACTTGTTAGTGCCCCGATACTTGTTTCGCCCAATTGGAGCTTACCTTTCGAGctcatgtgtgacgcaagcgattatgccgtaggtgcggtcctaggtcaaatagtcgataaacactttcatccgatctactacgcga AGTCATTCTCTGGCTATGTGGA atcccccatcgccccggaggatcaagataaaacgacattcacatgcccttacggcacttatccgtatcgccgcatgcctttcgggttatgcaaCGCTCCGGCAACTTTCCAAAGGTGCATGGTAGCCATAttccaagacatgcttgagacttccatggaggttttcatggatgacttctcggtTTATGGCACCACTTTCGACCAATGTCTTTCTAATCTTGATAGGATGCTTAAGAGGTGCATAGAGACAAATCttatgttgaattgggagaagtgtcactttatggtgacggaggggatagtgttaggacacaaggtgtcgagagaaggcatagaggtggatagggccaagatagataccataagtagattgcctccacctactagtgttaagtccgttaggagctttttgggtcatgcgggcttttataggcgttttataaaggatttttccaaaatcacacgcCCAATGACTAGGCTTTTAGAGAAGGATGTACCTTTTGTCTTCGACAAGGAGTGCATCAAGGCGTTCGACTTCTTGAAAGAAAAACTTGTTAGTGCCCCGATACTTGTTTCGCCCAATTGGAGCTTACCTTTCGAGCTCATGTGTGACGCAGGCGATTATGCCGTAGGTGCGGTCCTAGGTCAAAGAGTCGATAAACACTTTCATCCGATCTACTACGCGAGCAAAACTCTAAACgatgctcaagagaactataccacGACGGAAAAGGAACTCTTAGCCGTAGTGTTTGCGTTTGACAAGTTTCGCTCATATCTCGTGCTTTCTAAAACCACCGTGTTCACCGACCATTCCGCTTTGCGATTTCTGTTTCAAAAGAAAGACGCAAAGCCGCGTCTTATTAGATGGATTCTTTTGCTCTCCGAGTTCGATATagaaattaaggataaaaagggaGCAGAAAACGTGGCCGCCGACCACTTGTCACGATTAGAGGATCCAAAGAGAGAGGAGGTTCGTGAGGATTCCATAGGAGATACCTTTCCCCACGAAACCATAGATTTTGTTAGTGCCGAGGTAGAGGGTTTGCCATGGTTTTCGGATTTGGCAAACTATTTGGCAACCGGAGATCTTGTGAGGGGTATGTCCTACCAACAAAAGAAAAAGCTTCTTAGGGAGGCTAGGAAGTATATTTGGGACGACCCTTACCTCTTTAGGATAGGTGGAGATAGAGTGCTTAGGAGATGCGTTTCAAAGGAGGATGGTTTAGACATCCTTAGACATGTGCACGAGGGTTTAACGGGGGGCCATCACGGAGCGAATGTGACGGCACAAAAGGTTTTtgatagtgggttttattggccaacg CTCGACGACGCATTGTGGGCATTCCGTACCGCCTATAAGACACCGTTAGGCACAACACCCTTTATGATCGTGTATGGAAAAGCTTGCCATCTTCCGGTAGAATTAGAGCATAGGGCATTGTGGGCATTGAAAACCGTAAACCTTGACCTTACCGAAGCCGCAAGGAGGAGATTCTTCCAGATTCATGAGTTGGAAGCATTGAGGGATGCCGCTTATGAAAGATCTTGGAGTATCAAGGAGAAATCAAAGGCATTGCATGATAGGAGGTTGCGAGGTTTGAAGGATTTtaaggtaggtgacaaggtactTTTGTTCAATTCACGTTTGAAATTAATAGCAGGGAAATTGAAATCGAGATGGAATGGACCGTATGTGGTGAAAGAAGTGTTTCCGTACGGCACGGTTGAGCTCTACGATGAAGTAGATAAGGGAGTTTGGAAAGTAAACGACCATCGCTTGAAACATTACTTGGGAGGTCCAATTGATTCTACCGAAGAGGAAGAAATTCCTCTAGAGGACCCACCCACCTTCGCCGAACA GAAACGTACCTTGAGGAGCTGGAAATTTGAAGAAAACGAGGTTTCAG ATATGGCGAGTAGTTCTAGAGCAGGTCGGGCACGAAAAAGGGCTGCGGGGCAGACTGCACCGGAACAGGATCCGGTGATTATCGAAACGCCCATTATTCAGATAGCAGAGGATGATCCCAATCTAAGGAAGATTGAATACTCGACATCATACAATTTCATACCGGATGAGTTGATGAATAGGGTAGTGAACCATCCGATCCTTAAGTTTGAAGAAGATACGTATGAGTGGGATAAGTTTAAGAAATTTAAGAAAATGGCACTGCTTCAGCATAGGGTGATAAATTGGGAGTGGTTGACTGAGATAGGTGCAGAGCAGGAGGTTAGGGAGTTGTTAGGAGAGAGGTTGATAGACGCGATGAATTGTATTGACCCTCAGTATGTAGAGCTTGTGTTAGAGTTCCACAGCACGTGGATGCATAAGGAGGGTAAGTTTGAGCAGGGAAATGCGTTATCGTTCAGTTTCGGTAGGAAGGTGTACGAGATGAACGTACCTAGGTTTGCGATTATTTCGGGGTTATATACTGAGGAGGAGGTTAGGAGACCCGAGTTCTCGACCTGTTTGAGGGGTGCGTATTCGGAGAATAGGAGGTATAGTGTTGGAAGAGCGGAGTTGAAGGCGTTTTGGGAGACGATTTCGGATGCGGAGTTTGGACAGACAAATCTGATTTCGACGGTTAGGAATCCGATATATAGGTATGTGTTGAGGCTGTTAGCGACGACGTTGGTTGGGAGGAAGTCTGGGGAGAATAAAGCTAACTGGATTGAGCTTTTTATTTTGATGTGTCGGGTGCAGAGGAGAGAGTTTAATTTGGCCACAGTGTTGGTAGATTCGATTAGTCGAGGTAGGAGAGGTGGCGATAGGGCTAGGTTGGATATGGGCCCCTATATTACTAGGATTGCATCACATCTTGGGGTTTTAGATGTATATCAGCCTCAGTTCTTGCATAGGGGCCCGACGACTGCGATTTTTGGGTTAGAAGACCTGCAGAAGGCAGGCATCGCGTCGTGGGAGGCACCGTATGGTTGGGAGCCGATTAGAGAGGGCCCACCTGTTCAGCCACCGCAGAGGGGGCCAGTAGATGTTGAGCCACAGCAGGAGGCAGGACCGTCAGGTGCACAGCAGCCACCACAGACACCGGTACAGCCGGTACATCAGGCTGAGAGGAGAGTCCCGTTACCAGTGCCCCTCACTTTAGAGTCATTCTCTGGCTATGTGGAGCAGAGATTTGACAGATTGGAGCGTATGATTGAGTTATTACATAGGGGACAGGGTGCACAGACGGGTTCTGGTTCTACTTATCATGCTTATGAGGCGAGCAACCATGAGACAGATAGTGGGTAG